In one window of Leptospira sp. GIMC2001 DNA:
- a CDS encoding TAT-variant-translocated molybdopterin oxidoreductase, translating into MKETNFQKDKKSHWQSYELRGSQEERELQKQEFFTSPDPIIAKIKAGDFDRKTFLKFMGASVAMASLNCVQKPVEKIVPYVNLNKPDEGENAQYDFVKHGHSYHYASVCGACSAGCGTIVKARDGRPLKLEGNPNHPVSQGALCSSGQVAIFDLYDPDRVQDPHEVKNGKFYPSDWVALNKAITAVLADNKGKTRILSKSLPSPSSKAITEDFLKSVGGGKVYESELTFLEDAISLGQELSYGKAIVPNYHFDKAKVILSIDADFLGTWLSPVEFQKDFSKRRTLVQGKGDVNTFIAAESNPTTTGSNADQRIAIKPGDQRKLALAVAKALSDLGLSGASGVGGINVEATAKELGVTAELIRSTARALNGARGASLVVAGGAQAGTKDAVDLQIAVNMINSMLGNDGKTIDSSSVRFDGKTNYYANLLALKKELDAGQVGLLVINDLNLIYNLPNAEEWKASLKKAALVVQVTSRIDETASSVGWVVPKSHFLESWSDSSPVTGLFAIQQPTVRPLFNSKSFEDAMIDWAGGSIAGSKNFYEYIQNKWKGRGNWDDNLRSGFYVGGSVASLSADRNARSFRGTIKPLESAPAGLTLALYHSLAIKDGEQANSSILQELPDPISKVTWDNYLAISPQAAKELGIATNDLVNVTVGNNSVELAAYVTPGLHKDATAIALGYGRSKVGTIGNGVGKSVVPFLIPTSNGIISSGFAVKIEKLGKKYKLASTQAHNMMSPGVLMGSQWKERPLVISAKIQEFKANPSANIPEPEIPKILVDGKLVRSTGANPGFEYKGYRWGMTVDLTQCTGCGACVTACSIENNVPSVGRDEVRVGREMSWMRIDRYFIGDPENPETLEIAHQPVMCQHCENAPCETVCPVAATVHGSEGTNDMVYNRCVGTRYCSNNCPYKVRRFNWMEHWTGTDKAKAPRHLGLNPEVTVRSRGVMEKCNFCASRVAEKKINAKNQGRKLRDGEIQSACQQTCPSDAISFGDINDPNSKVYKIMKDPRSYKMLEYLNVGPSVSYLSRVRSTI; encoded by the coding sequence ATGAAAGAAACAAATTTCCAAAAAGATAAAAAATCACATTGGCAATCCTATGAATTGCGTGGCAGTCAGGAAGAAAGAGAATTGCAGAAGCAAGAATTTTTCACATCTCCTGACCCAATTATCGCTAAGATAAAAGCGGGCGATTTCGATAGAAAAACTTTCCTCAAGTTTATGGGGGCAAGTGTTGCAATGGCATCTCTTAACTGTGTGCAAAAACCAGTTGAGAAGATTGTTCCTTATGTTAATCTAAATAAACCAGATGAAGGTGAGAACGCTCAATACGATTTCGTTAAGCACGGTCACTCTTATCATTATGCGTCTGTTTGTGGAGCTTGTTCTGCAGGTTGCGGAACCATCGTTAAAGCAAGAGACGGTCGCCCTCTAAAATTAGAAGGCAATCCCAATCATCCTGTATCACAAGGAGCACTTTGTTCATCGGGACAAGTTGCGATTTTTGATCTTTATGATCCGGACAGAGTTCAAGATCCGCATGAAGTTAAGAATGGTAAATTCTATCCTTCCGATTGGGTAGCTCTCAATAAAGCTATAACTGCTGTTCTTGCGGATAACAAAGGTAAGACTAGAATTCTTTCTAAGTCATTGCCTTCTCCATCTTCTAAGGCGATTACAGAAGACTTCCTCAAGTCTGTTGGCGGCGGCAAAGTATATGAATCTGAACTTACATTCTTAGAAGATGCAATTTCACTTGGTCAAGAACTTTCTTATGGCAAGGCGATTGTTCCTAATTACCATTTTGACAAAGCAAAAGTAATCCTATCTATTGATGCAGACTTCCTAGGAACTTGGCTTTCTCCAGTTGAATTCCAAAAAGATTTTTCCAAGAGAAGAACTTTAGTTCAAGGTAAAGGTGATGTTAATACTTTTATCGCAGCGGAGTCCAATCCAACAACAACTGGTTCTAATGCAGACCAACGTATCGCAATCAAACCAGGTGATCAGAGAAAGCTCGCACTCGCTGTCGCAAAAGCTCTGTCTGATCTTGGACTTAGTGGTGCATCTGGAGTAGGTGGAATCAATGTTGAAGCTACCGCAAAAGAACTCGGCGTAACTGCAGAACTCATTCGCTCGACTGCTCGTGCTCTAAACGGTGCACGAGGTGCATCACTTGTAGTTGCAGGTGGCGCTCAAGCAGGAACAAAAGATGCAGTCGACCTACAGATTGCAGTCAACATGATCAACTCAATGCTTGGCAACGATGGCAAAACCATCGATTCATCAAGCGTAAGATTTGATGGTAAGACAAACTACTACGCAAATCTTCTAGCACTTAAGAAAGAATTGGATGCAGGTCAAGTTGGATTATTGGTTATCAATGATCTCAATTTAATCTACAATCTTCCTAATGCAGAAGAGTGGAAAGCAAGCCTCAAGAAAGCAGCACTAGTTGTTCAGGTAACATCTAGAATTGACGAGACAGCAAGTTCTGTTGGATGGGTTGTTCCAAAATCTCATTTCCTTGAGTCTTGGTCTGATTCCTCTCCAGTAACTGGCTTATTCGCTATCCAACAACCAACAGTTCGTCCACTTTTCAATTCTAAGTCTTTCGAAGACGCGATGATTGATTGGGCTGGTGGAAGCATAGCTGGTTCTAAGAATTTCTACGAATACATTCAGAACAAATGGAAGGGCCGTGGTAACTGGGACGACAATCTACGTTCTGGTTTCTATGTAGGCGGATCTGTTGCATCACTTTCTGCTGATAGAAATGCTCGTTCTTTCAGAGGAACAATCAAACCATTGGAATCAGCACCAGCTGGTTTGACTTTAGCGCTATATCATAGTTTGGCGATCAAAGATGGAGAGCAGGCTAATAGCTCGATTCTCCAAGAATTGCCAGATCCTATTTCCAAAGTTACTTGGGACAACTATCTTGCGATCAGCCCTCAGGCTGCCAAAGAATTGGGAATTGCAACCAATGATCTCGTGAATGTTACAGTCGGCAATAACTCTGTAGAACTTGCAGCTTATGTTACACCTGGACTTCATAAAGATGCAACAGCAATTGCTCTTGGTTACGGCAGATCAAAAGTTGGAACCATCGGCAATGGAGTTGGCAAGAGCGTAGTTCCTTTCTTAATCCCGACATCGAATGGAATCATCAGTTCTGGCTTCGCAGTAAAGATTGAGAAATTGGGCAAGAAATACAAACTTGCTTCTACTCAAGCGCACAACATGATGTCGCCCGGTGTTTTGATGGGATCACAATGGAAAGAAAGACCACTGGTTATTTCTGCCAAGATCCAAGAATTCAAAGCAAATCCTTCGGCTAATATTCCTGAACCAGAAATTCCAAAAATTCTGGTTGATGGCAAGCTTGTTCGTTCAACTGGAGCCAATCCAGGATTTGAATACAAAGGCTATCGATGGGGAATGACAGTTGACCTTACACAATGCACAGGATGCGGCGCTTGCGTTACAGCTTGCAGTATTGAGAACAACGTTCCTTCAGTAGGACGCGATGAAGTTCGAGTAGGTCGTGAAATGTCTTGGATGAGAATCGATCGATATTTTATCGGAGATCCAGAAAACCCAGAAACTCTAGAAATCGCTCACCAACCAGTTATGTGCCAGCATTGCGAGAACGCTCCTTGTGAGACAGTTTGTCCGGTTGCGGCAACTGTTCATGGATCGGAAGGAACCAATGATATGGTTTACAACCGTTGCGTGGGAACTCGTTACTGTTCGAATAACTGTCCTTACAAAGTTCGTCGATTCAACTGGATGGAACATTGGACTGGAACAGACAAAGCAAAAGCGCCACGTCATTTAGGACTGAACCCAGAAGTTACAGTTCGTTCACGTGGGGTTATGGAAAAATGCAATTTCTGTGCATCTAGAGTTGCCGAGAAGAAAATCAATGCGAAGAACCAAGGTAGAAAGTTGCGAGACGGAGAAATCCAATCAGCATGCCAACAAACTTGTCCTTCGGATGCAATTAGCTTCGGGGACATCAATGATCCGAATTCGAAAGTTTACAAAATCATGAAAGATCCTAGATCATATAAGATGTTGGAATACCTAAACGTAGGACCATCTGTGAGTTATCTCTCCAGAGTCCGAAGCACGATTTAA
- a CDS encoding C69 family dipeptidase, which translates to MSDTFLATKTATKNQSLLVFGKNSNREPNEAQEIVHLPKRKNKEKVLQTSYIEISQVKESYEVILSKPITSWGAEMGANEHGLVVGYVPVFTKAAMSKNNMGLTGLDLVRVALERCKTSAQALDVITSLVEEFGQDANSGFSGMESFHHNSFLLGDANESYILETVDRHWVAKKINGFQAISNILSITNDFQFSSKGLMDYAKKLGFHKSDSDFSFAETFNDWFRTKMNKGKHRLQLVTKMGEMFSLTEGVGVKESMDILRSHNVANYSPENGNNGSICQHASGMLTPYQTTGSMVFEIKNNKKLTVWLTGTSAPCLSLYKPFYFGNDILDENNQIKPSKVSDDSLWWKSEKFHRLALNDYKYAHNLVFKERQESERHWRRKDRELQSTKTSTKQLREFSDFAINHHKEILRIWTRDLLSRKRSSIFNPLFNMFWNARNKEAELEL; encoded by the coding sequence ATGAGTGATACATTTCTTGCGACTAAAACTGCAACTAAGAATCAATCTTTATTGGTTTTTGGTAAGAACTCCAATCGTGAACCGAATGAAGCACAAGAAATCGTTCATTTACCTAAGCGCAAAAATAAAGAGAAAGTATTACAAACAAGTTATATAGAAATCTCCCAAGTCAAAGAATCTTATGAAGTCATTCTCTCCAAACCCATAACATCATGGGGAGCGGAAATGGGTGCCAATGAACATGGGCTAGTTGTTGGTTATGTTCCTGTGTTTACTAAGGCAGCCATGAGCAAGAATAATATGGGCTTAACTGGACTGGATTTGGTTCGAGTTGCATTGGAGCGCTGCAAGACTTCTGCTCAAGCTTTAGATGTAATCACTTCTTTGGTTGAAGAATTTGGACAAGATGCGAATTCTGGATTTTCGGGAATGGAATCTTTTCATCACAATAGTTTTTTATTAGGTGATGCGAACGAAAGTTATATCCTAGAAACTGTGGATCGCCATTGGGTTGCAAAAAAAATCAATGGATTCCAAGCAATTTCCAATATACTATCAATCACAAATGACTTTCAGTTTTCGAGTAAGGGTCTTATGGATTATGCAAAAAAGCTAGGCTTTCATAAATCCGATTCTGATTTCTCGTTTGCAGAAACATTCAATGATTGGTTTCGAACGAAGATGAATAAGGGCAAGCATAGGCTACAGCTCGTCACAAAAATGGGAGAGATGTTTTCGCTCACAGAAGGAGTTGGAGTCAAGGAGAGCATGGATATTCTCCGTTCTCATAATGTTGCAAATTATTCTCCTGAGAACGGCAATAATGGATCCATCTGTCAGCATGCCTCAGGAATGTTAACCCCTTACCAAACAACTGGTTCAATGGTTTTCGAGATTAAGAATAACAAAAAGTTGACTGTATGGCTAACAGGAACTTCAGCTCCTTGCTTATCTCTGTATAAACCTTTTTATTTCGGTAATGATATTCTAGACGAAAACAATCAAATCAAACCTTCTAAAGTATCAGATGATTCCTTATGGTGGAAATCGGAAAAGTTCCATCGCCTAGCGCTCAATGATTATAAGTACGCGCATAATTTGGTTTTTAAAGAAAGACAAGAATCAGAGAGACATTGGAGACGTAAAGATAGAGAACTTCAATCGACTAAAACTTCAACAAAACAACTAAGAGAGTTTTCTGATTTTGCAATCAATCATCACAAAGAAATATTACGAATTTGGACAAGAGATTTATTGTCTAGAAAGAGATCTAGTATTTTCAATCCTTTATTCAATATGTTCTGGAATGCACGTAACAAAGAAGCAGAACTCGAACTGTAA
- a CDS encoding DUF3341 domain-containing protein, with product MYWFTKEQFHKYKEMDSGVLGVFDTEAEIMDAAKKTKEKNYSGFDCLLPYPIHGIDEVMGTPRSGLPWVTFFMGIVGCLMGFGFQYLTHQHDWPLNIGGKSLNAWFAYIPITFEMTVFCAGMYTFGMFCYLAGIPKLERKIHNPHFTSHKFGLWIPTSAQGYKQDEVVNFVRSLGAKQVDVVKET from the coding sequence ATGTATTGGTTTACAAAAGAACAATTTCACAAATATAAAGAAATGGATTCTGGAGTTCTCGGTGTTTTTGACACCGAGGCTGAGATAATGGACGCAGCGAAGAAAACTAAAGAGAAGAATTACTCAGGTTTCGATTGTTTGCTTCCGTATCCAATTCATGGAATCGATGAAGTAATGGGAACTCCTAGATCAGGTCTTCCTTGGGTTACATTTTTTATGGGGATAGTTGGCTGTCTTATGGGTTTTGGTTTCCAATACCTCACTCATCAGCACGATTGGCCTCTTAATATTGGTGGTAAATCCCTCAATGCTTGGTTTGCTTATATTCCCATTACATTTGAGATGACTGTGTTCTGTGCAGGGATGTATACTTTCGGAATGTTTTGTTACCTTGCTGGAATTCCAAAACTAGAAAGAAAAATCCACAATCCTCATTTCACATCCCATAAATTTGGTCTATGGATTCCAACTTCTGCTCAAGGTTATAAACAAGACGAAGTTGTTAATTTTGTCCGAAGCCTTGGCGCTAAACAAGTGGACGTCGTTAAGGAGACATGA
- a CDS encoding cytochrome c3 family protein, with translation MNQKILKLSVPLLVVAAVAYLILSPSRYVGYTPDQPIPFNHKIHAGDNGIDCRYCHTGVDNSAHATVPPSSTCMNCHGLGGVAAKQEHVKWLTEQYNNKRPVSWVKVHDTPDFVYFNHSRHINRGVDCSQCHGNIAEAEVVGQSKSLNMGFCVDCHRENNAPNDCSTCHR, from the coding sequence ATGAATCAAAAAATCCTAAAATTATCCGTGCCTCTACTAGTAGTAGCGGCAGTCGCATACCTTATACTATCACCTTCAAGGTATGTAGGCTATACACCGGATCAACCCATCCCCTTTAACCATAAGATCCATGCAGGAGATAATGGGATAGACTGTCGGTATTGTCATACCGGCGTGGACAACTCGGCTCATGCGACTGTCCCTCCATCCTCAACTTGTATGAATTGCCATGGCTTAGGCGGGGTTGCAGCAAAGCAAGAGCATGTTAAATGGCTCACTGAACAATACAATAACAAACGTCCTGTATCATGGGTGAAAGTACATGATACTCCAGACTTTGTTTACTTCAACCACTCTAGGCATATCAACCGAGGCGTAGATTGTTCTCAGTGTCATGGGAACATCGCGGAAGCGGAAGTTGTTGGCCAATCGAAATCTCTTAATATGGGATTTTGTGTAGACTGCCATCGAGAGAACAATGCTCCTAACGATTGTTCTACGTGCCACAGGTAA
- a CDS encoding Lsa16 family lipoprotein adhesin, protein MKELKKLTICAAISFSMIGCAANAEVTYHKLCDPSTEKAQLDEVVPLYSEASIESKVLEQVSVRTVVKVIDHRNHNVWSPKDFVKVQTESNTGFMNPKCFVANQDPEKSIWRYSRREVKDYKYFYDPEDKTHYDKSYEYPALAKLPKERIPLKDLLGK, encoded by the coding sequence ATGAAAGAGTTAAAAAAACTAACAATTTGCGCTGCAATCTCCTTTTCCATGATTGGTTGTGCTGCCAATGCAGAAGTTACCTATCATAAACTTTGTGATCCAAGCACAGAAAAAGCTCAATTAGATGAAGTGGTTCCCTTGTATTCCGAAGCATCTATCGAGTCAAAAGTTTTGGAGCAGGTATCTGTTCGCACAGTTGTCAAAGTAATTGATCATAGAAATCACAATGTATGGTCACCGAAAGATTTTGTAAAAGTGCAAACTGAAAGCAATACGGGATTTATGAATCCTAAATGTTTTGTCGCAAACCAAGATCCAGAAAAATCTATCTGGCGCTATTCAAGACGTGAAGTAAAAGATTATAAATATTTTTACGATCCAGAAGATAAAACTCATTATGATAAATCTTATGAATATCCAGCATTAGCCAAACTACCCAAAGAGCGAATCCCTCTCAAAGATTTGCTTGGCAAATGA
- the nrfD gene encoding NrfD/PsrC family molybdoenzyme membrane anchor subunit: MALTDSVREKLDLPDLVTGGKTTKDVTDDILQPTEAFPTSLWWKMFSIAATITVIDICVIGYLFYEGLYILGINNPVSWGFFVVNFVFWIGIGHAGTLISAVLYLFRQQWRTGINRAAEAMTIFAVIVAASNLILHVGRPWLGFWLFPYPNERGPLWVNFRSPLIWDTFAVSTYLSISLVFWYLGLIPDLAALRDRATDPIRRKMYDVLSFGWVGSAKAWSHMEITAMILAALSTPLVLSVHTIVSFDFAVSILPGWHTTIFPPYFVAGAIFSGFAMVVTLMVIAREVFNLKNYITMKHLENMNKIILVTGMIVGLAYATEFFIAWYSGNEYEGFAFVNRAFGPYWWAYWIMVSCNVISPQFFWFKKMRTSIPVMFTLSIFVNIGMWFERFVIMMTLHRDFLPSSWDMYSPTIFDYTMLVGTFGIFFTLFLLWCRIMPVIAVAEVKTVMPTKSGGHH, encoded by the coding sequence ATGGCATTGACAGATTCAGTCAGAGAAAAGTTAGACTTGCCTGACCTGGTAACAGGTGGCAAGACTACGAAAGACGTCACAGATGACATCCTTCAACCGACAGAAGCCTTCCCCACATCCTTGTGGTGGAAGATGTTTTCTATCGCGGCAACAATCACAGTAATCGACATTTGTGTGATCGGTTATCTTTTTTACGAAGGTCTCTACATTTTAGGGATCAACAATCCTGTTTCGTGGGGATTCTTTGTTGTAAACTTCGTATTCTGGATAGGTATCGGTCACGCGGGAACTTTGATTTCTGCGGTATTGTATCTTTTTAGACAACAATGGAGAACGGGGATCAACCGTGCTGCTGAGGCGATGACAATTTTTGCAGTAATTGTTGCTGCAAGTAACTTGATACTTCACGTTGGTCGACCTTGGCTTGGATTTTGGTTATTTCCTTATCCAAACGAAAGAGGCCCGCTTTGGGTGAACTTCCGATCTCCTCTGATTTGGGATACTTTTGCGGTATCCACTTATCTTTCCATCTCACTTGTATTCTGGTATCTAGGGTTGATTCCCGATCTAGCTGCACTTCGAGATAGAGCAACGGATCCAATCCGAAGAAAAATGTATGATGTATTATCATTTGGTTGGGTCGGCTCCGCAAAAGCATGGTCTCATATGGAGATCACTGCTATGATTTTGGCAGCACTTTCTACCCCCCTTGTATTGTCCGTGCATACAATCGTATCTTTCGACTTCGCGGTTTCGATTCTTCCAGGATGGCATACAACAATTTTCCCTCCATACTTCGTTGCTGGTGCGATTTTCTCCGGATTTGCAATGGTTGTGACTCTGATGGTAATTGCTCGTGAAGTTTTCAACCTCAAGAACTATATCACCATGAAGCATTTGGAGAACATGAATAAGATTATTCTTGTTACAGGTATGATTGTGGGTCTTGCGTATGCGACTGAATTCTTTATCGCTTGGTATTCTGGTAACGAATACGAAGGATTCGCTTTCGTGAACCGTGCTTTCGGTCCATATTGGTGGGCTTATTGGATCATGGTTTCTTGTAACGTAATTTCTCCGCAGTTCTTCTGGTTTAAGAAAATGAGAACAAGCATCCCAGTGATGTTTACACTTTCTATTTTCGTGAATATAGGAATGTGGTTTGAACGTTTTGTGATCATGATGACTCTTCACAGAGACTTCCTTCCATCCAGTTGGGATATGTATAGCCCAACTATTTTTGACTACACAATGTTAGTTGGAACTTTCGGAATCTTCTTCACTCTCTTTCTACTTTGGTGTAGAATTATGCCAGTGATTGCGGTTGCTGAAGTGAAAACTGTGATGCCAACCAAATCAGGAGGCCACCATTAA
- a CDS encoding FAD-dependent oxidoreductase, with the protein MKAIIGTGISACAHASLNLEADFYDKARFPGGRMSSKPFEGKFFADIGATYFKNSVEIQKDGRIYKRSLVDWLKSKGIQAKTYSLDGNSSMSFCETGMQSIAERLLSNKTVHFRKELKKIYKTENDKTSKFQLEFTDGSQGFYDEVVITAPLPQAIELLPEGEIQNIWKEFTSPYNHYRKTLVACGYWKNLNSKTYLELLNLENKSFLRKGNDAEYISIESSKLINIDNVSQQNREFSIRNQKASPFDSEQIKDSGIVIMIQFSEKFSESYFGRWKSSSGEPTDTCYEQFNLQINKFFTGLPSPDRVRSHQWKYAQAENSMLGKTGILNLEHKNFKDYQAIVKNSGIALTGDWIYGPRIERIFMGEIERISI; encoded by the coding sequence ATGAAAGCAATAATTGGAACTGGAATCTCTGCTTGCGCCCATGCTAGCCTTAACCTCGAAGCTGATTTCTATGATAAAGCTAGATTTCCCGGCGGGAGGATGAGTTCAAAGCCATTCGAAGGGAAATTTTTTGCAGATATTGGTGCAACCTACTTTAAAAATTCAGTTGAAATACAAAAAGATGGCAGAATTTACAAAAGATCCTTGGTTGATTGGTTAAAATCAAAAGGAATACAGGCAAAAACTTATAGCCTAGATGGGAATTCCTCCATGTCATTTTGTGAAACAGGAATGCAATCTATCGCAGAACGTTTACTCTCGAACAAGACCGTCCACTTTCGAAAAGAATTGAAAAAAATTTATAAAACCGAAAATGACAAAACATCCAAATTTCAACTTGAATTCACTGACGGTTCGCAAGGATTTTATGATGAAGTTGTGATTACTGCACCCCTTCCTCAAGCAATTGAATTGCTTCCGGAAGGGGAAATTCAAAATATTTGGAAAGAATTCACGTCTCCCTACAACCATTATCGAAAAACTCTAGTCGCTTGCGGATACTGGAAAAACCTAAATTCTAAAACATACTTAGAATTACTAAACTTGGAAAATAAAAGTTTTCTACGAAAAGGAAACGATGCAGAATATATTTCGATTGAATCTTCGAAACTAATAAATATTGACAACGTGTCTCAACAAAATCGTGAATTTTCTATTCGTAATCAAAAAGCTTCTCCATTCGATTCAGAACAAATCAAAGATTCTGGAATTGTGATCATGATACAATTCTCGGAGAAATTTTCAGAATCTTATTTCGGGAGATGGAAATCTTCTTCAGGCGAACCTACTGATACTTGCTATGAACAATTCAACCTTCAAATAAATAAATTTTTTACTGGCTTACCTAGTCCTGATAGAGTACGATCGCATCAATGGAAATACGCCCAAGCTGAAAATTCGATGTTAGGTAAAACCGGTATTCTTAATTTGGAACATAAAAACTTCAAGGACTATCAAGCCATTGTCAAGAATTCTGGAATTGCATTAACTGGAGATTGGATATATGGACCAA
- a CDS encoding c-type cytochrome, translating to MTETKLFSTKLVFIAVAILTVANCKYKTPPLEYFNQMYDSHAREAQEEDTFFSNKSASRIPPYGAIPVGYTPYPYISVLNPDDLPAPSKGLVSPVSNPSLDDYRKGEQKYQTYCTPCHGNQGLGNGNVVGPYPRFATAPPSVVSDKIKGWSDGQLYHIVTMGRGVMGSYAYQIEPEDRWKLVAYIRKLQEYDSRKKN from the coding sequence ATGACTGAAACAAAACTCTTCTCTACGAAATTGGTATTCATTGCGGTTGCAATTCTGACCGTAGCCAATTGCAAATACAAAACTCCTCCATTGGAATACTTCAATCAAATGTATGACTCACATGCAAGAGAAGCCCAAGAAGAGGATACTTTCTTTAGCAATAAATCTGCCTCAAGAATTCCGCCGTATGGAGCTATTCCTGTTGGCTACACTCCGTATCCATATATCAGTGTGTTAAATCCAGATGATTTGCCAGCACCTAGTAAAGGTTTGGTGAGCCCTGTTTCCAATCCATCGCTTGATGATTATAGAAAAGGTGAGCAGAAATACCAAACCTATTGCACTCCTTGTCATGGTAATCAAGGTTTAGGAAATGGAAATGTAGTTGGACCTTATCCAAGATTTGCAACTGCACCACCTTCGGTTGTCTCTGACAAAATCAAAGGTTGGTCAGATGGACAACTCTACCATATAGTAACTATGGGTCGTGGAGTTATGGGAAGTTATGCTTACCAGATCGAACCTGAAGACCGATGGAAGCTCGTTGCATACATCAGAAAATTGCAAGAATACGACTCGAGGAAGAAGAACTAA